The Streptomyces europaeiscabiei genome window below encodes:
- a CDS encoding SMC family ATPase — protein MRLHRLDITAFGPFGGAQSVDFDDLSAAGLFLLHGPTGAGKTSVLDAVCYALYGSVPGARQSGQGMTLRSDHAAPSTRTEVRLELTVAGRRLEITRQPPWERPKKRGAGTTVEKAQSSLREYDAVAGSWKDLSRSHQEIGEEITQALGMSREQFCQVVLLPQGDFARFLRADAEARGRLLGRLFDTHHFAAVEKRLADRRRATEAQVREGDAVLLADAHRMQQAAGDVPELPEPTPGDPGLAGAVLGWAAVARSTARERLAIAHSARAAAESARAAADRTLDDVREVARLQRRFAEARERAALLEERAESHREDRARMERARKAEAVAPALELRDEAEREHRGASAAQSRARVALPRTYADAGAAGLATAARKAAEELGGLESARRAEQRLAELVVERTELDGEERADEDVLQDAEGWLVEWEATRAELRSRIESAQEDATRAEQLAVQRDPAEKRLGAARQRDQLGRDTEDAQARVLRLAERAVEARAHWLDLKEQRLSGIAAELAAELVEGRPCAVCGGTEHPEPARKIAGHVDRETEERALAVYQRADEERAEAERRLGVVRQAYAAASAEAGDAPTEQLAALVAEMQERYAQARAGASGLHPAQEALLHAERERDRRIAAQQEAAVRAGSRNARRDALERERASLEGELAQARGDAGSVAARAAQLERLAGLLTETAEAVRAADDTAQRLKDADARLADAAFRAGFDTPQAAAAAVLDDAAHRDLQRRLDARQSEEAAVRAVLAEAGTAAAAQQPPADLVTAERDATAAARRLQDAVSAWDAAERRSAELDRLSARAGASVRRLAPLREEYDRVARMAGLAAGTSADNERKMRLEAYVLAARLEQVAAAATVRLQRMSSGRYTLVHSDDRAGRGRSGLGLHVVDAWTGRERDTATLSGGETFFASLALALGLADVVTDEAGGVRLDTLFIDEGFGSLDDQTLDEVLDVLDALRERDRSVGIVSHVADLRRRVHAQLEVVKERTGSVVRQRGR, from the coding sequence ATGAGACTGCACCGGCTCGACATCACGGCCTTCGGGCCCTTCGGCGGCGCGCAGTCCGTCGACTTCGACGACCTCTCGGCCGCCGGGCTCTTCCTGCTGCACGGCCCGACCGGCGCCGGCAAGACCTCGGTCCTGGACGCCGTCTGCTACGCGCTGTACGGCTCGGTGCCGGGCGCCCGGCAGAGCGGCCAGGGCATGACCCTGCGCAGCGACCACGCGGCACCCTCGACGCGCACCGAGGTCCGCCTCGAACTCACCGTCGCCGGACGCCGGCTGGAGATCACCCGGCAGCCACCCTGGGAGCGGCCCAAGAAACGTGGGGCGGGCACCACGGTCGAGAAGGCGCAGAGCTCGCTGCGCGAGTACGACGCGGTCGCCGGCTCCTGGAAGGACCTCAGCCGCTCCCACCAGGAGATAGGCGAGGAGATCACCCAGGCCCTGGGGATGAGCCGGGAGCAGTTCTGCCAGGTCGTGCTGTTGCCGCAGGGCGACTTCGCGCGCTTCCTGCGCGCCGACGCCGAGGCACGGGGCAGGCTGCTCGGCCGCCTCTTCGACACCCACCACTTCGCCGCCGTCGAGAAGCGGCTCGCCGACCGGCGCCGGGCGACCGAGGCGCAGGTGCGCGAGGGCGACGCGGTACTGCTCGCCGACGCCCACCGGATGCAGCAGGCGGCGGGGGACGTCCCGGAACTGCCCGAGCCGACGCCCGGTGACCCGGGGCTCGCCGGCGCCGTCCTGGGCTGGGCCGCGGTCGCCCGCAGCACCGCCCGCGAACGGCTCGCCATCGCCCACAGCGCGCGGGCGGCGGCCGAGTCGGCGCGGGCCGCCGCCGACCGAACCCTGGACGACGTGCGCGAAGTGGCGCGGCTGCAACGGCGGTTCGCGGAGGCGCGGGAGCGTGCCGCGCTGCTGGAGGAGCGGGCAGAGAGCCACCGGGAGGACCGGGCGCGCATGGAGCGGGCCCGCAAGGCGGAGGCCGTGGCTCCCGCGCTGGAACTGCGGGACGAGGCCGAGCGCGAGCACCGGGGCGCGAGCGCGGCCCAGTCACGCGCGCGCGTCGCCCTGCCGCGGACGTACGCCGACGCCGGTGCCGCCGGGCTCGCGACCGCCGCCCGCAAGGCCGCCGAGGAGCTGGGTGGGCTGGAGTCGGCCCGGCGGGCGGAACAGCGGCTGGCCGAACTGGTCGTCGAGCGTACGGAGCTGGACGGCGAGGAGCGGGCCGACGAGGACGTCCTCCAGGACGCCGAGGGCTGGCTGGTCGAATGGGAGGCGACCCGGGCGGAGCTGCGGTCCCGCATCGAGTCCGCACAGGAGGACGCCACCCGCGCCGAACAGCTCGCCGTGCAGCGGGATCCCGCCGAGAAGCGGCTCGGGGCCGCCCGGCAGCGGGACCAGCTCGGGCGCGACACGGAGGACGCCCAGGCACGGGTGCTCCGGCTCGCCGAGCGGGCGGTCGAGGCGCGCGCCCACTGGCTGGACCTCAAGGAACAGCGACTGTCGGGCATCGCGGCGGAGCTGGCCGCCGAACTCGTCGAAGGGCGACCGTGCGCCGTCTGCGGTGGTACGGAACACCCCGAGCCGGCCCGGAAGATCGCCGGGCACGTGGACCGTGAGACGGAGGAGCGGGCGCTCGCCGTGTACCAGCGGGCCGACGAGGAGCGTGCCGAGGCGGAACGGCGACTGGGAGTCGTACGGCAGGCGTACGCCGCCGCGAGCGCCGAGGCCGGTGACGCGCCGACGGAGCAACTCGCCGCGCTGGTCGCGGAGATGCAGGAGCGGTACGCACAGGCGCGGGCCGGCGCCTCCGGACTGCATCCCGCGCAGGAAGCCCTGCTGCACGCCGAACGGGAGCGCGACCGGCGGATCGCCGCGCAGCAGGAGGCGGCGGTGCGGGCCGGGTCCCGCAACGCCCGGCGGGATGCGCTGGAGCGGGAACGAGCATCCCTGGAAGGGGAGTTGGCCCAGGCCCGGGGTGACGCCGGGAGCGTGGCCGCGCGGGCCGCGCAGTTGGAGCGGCTGGCCGGGCTCCTCACCGAGACCGCCGAGGCCGTGCGGGCGGCCGACGACACCGCGCAGCGCCTCAAGGACGCCGACGCGCGCCTCGCCGACGCGGCGTTCCGCGCCGGGTTCGACACCCCGCAGGCCGCTGCCGCCGCCGTCCTCGACGACGCGGCCCACCGGGACCTGCAACGCCGCCTCGACGCCCGGCAGTCGGAGGAGGCCGCCGTACGGGCCGTGCTCGCCGAGGCCGGGACGGCGGCCGCCGCCCAGCAGCCGCCCGCCGACCTCGTGACCGCCGAGCGGGACGCCACGGCCGCCGCCCGGCGACTCCAGGACGCCGTCTCCGCGTGGGACGCCGCCGAGCGGCGCAGCGCCGAACTGGACCGGCTGTCCGCGCGGGCCGGCGCCTCCGTACGCCGGCTGGCACCGCTGCGGGAGGAGTACGACCGGGTCGCCCGGATGGCGGGGCTCGCGGCCGGCACGTCCGCCGACAACGAGCGCAAGATGCGTCTGGAGGCGTACGTCCTCGCCGCCCGCCTGGAACAGGTGGCCGCCGCCGCGACCGTACGGCTCCAGCGCATGTCCTCCGGCCGCTACACCCTCGTCCACTCCGACGACCGGGCCGGGCGTGGCCGCAGCGGGCTCGGGCTGCACGTCGTCGACGCCTGGACCGGTCGGGAGCGGGACACGGCCACGCTCTCCGGCGGCGAGACGTTCTTCGCCTCCCTCGCGCTCGCCCTGGGCCTCGCCGACGTCGTCACCGACGAGGCGGGCGGGGTACGTCTCGACACCCTCTTCATCGACGAGGGGTTCGGCAGCCTCGACGACCAGACCCTCGACGAGGTCCTCGACGTCCTCGACGCGCTCCGGGAACGCGACCGCAGCGTCGGCATCGTCAGTCACGTCGCCGATCTGCGGCGGCGCGTCCACGCGCAGCTGGAGGTCGTGAAGGAGCGGACCGGGTCTGTCGTACGGCAGCGAGGCCGGTGA
- a CDS encoding exonuclease SbcCD subunit D: MRILHTSDWHLGRAFHRVNMLGAQAEFIGHLVATVRERDVDAVVVAGDVYDRAVPALAAVELFDDALHRLAELDVPTVMISGNHDSARRLGVGAGLIGRAGIHLRTAASAAGTPVVLADTHGDIAFYGLPYLEPALVKDEFGVEKASHEAVLAAAMDRVRADLSTRPAGTRSVVLAHAFVTGGAPSDSERDISVGGVSSVPAGVFDGVDYVALGHLHGSQTLTDRVRYSGSPLPYSFSETDHRKSMWLVDLGADGSVDAERIDCPVPRPLARIRGRMDDLLADPGLARHEEAWVEATLTDPVRPAEPMARLCERFPHTLSLVFDPERAPGDPDVSYARRLAGRDDQQIAEDFVAHVRGTGPDEHERTVLRDAFDAVRADETVREVAR; the protein is encoded by the coding sequence ATGAGAATACTGCACACTTCCGACTGGCATCTCGGTCGGGCGTTCCACCGGGTGAACATGCTCGGCGCGCAGGCCGAGTTCATCGGTCATCTGGTCGCGACCGTGCGGGAGCGCGACGTGGACGCGGTGGTGGTGGCGGGGGACGTGTACGACCGTGCGGTGCCCGCGCTGGCCGCGGTCGAGCTCTTCGACGACGCCCTGCACCGACTGGCGGAGCTGGACGTGCCGACGGTGATGATCTCCGGGAACCACGACTCGGCGCGGCGGCTCGGCGTCGGCGCGGGCCTCATCGGCCGGGCGGGCATCCATCTGCGGACGGCGGCCTCGGCTGCCGGCACCCCGGTGGTCCTGGCCGACACGCACGGCGACATCGCCTTCTACGGGCTGCCGTATCTCGAACCCGCCCTGGTGAAGGACGAGTTCGGGGTGGAGAAGGCTAGCCACGAGGCGGTGCTCGCCGCGGCCATGGACCGGGTCCGGGCCGACCTGTCCACCCGCCCGGCGGGCACCCGTTCCGTCGTCCTGGCCCATGCCTTCGTCACCGGCGGCGCGCCCAGCGACAGCGAGCGGGACATCTCCGTCGGCGGGGTCTCCTCCGTGCCCGCCGGTGTCTTCGACGGCGTCGACTACGTGGCCCTGGGCCATCTGCACGGCAGCCAGACCCTCACCGACCGCGTCCGCTACTCCGGCTCCCCGCTGCCGTACTCCTTCTCCGAGACCGACCACCGCAAGAGCATGTGGCTGGTGGACCTCGGCGCCGACGGCTCGGTCGACGCCGAACGGATCGACTGTCCCGTGCCGCGCCCGCTCGCCCGGATCCGGGGGCGGATGGACGATCTGCTCGCCGACCCGGGGCTCGCCCGGCACGAGGAGGCGTGGGTCGAGGCCACCCTCACCGACCCGGTCCGGCCCGCCGAACCCATGGCCCGGCTGTGCGAGCGCTTCCCGCACACGCTCAGCCTCGTCTTCGACCCCGAGCGCGCCCCGGGCGACCCGGACGTCTCCTACGCCCGGCGCCTCGCCGGACGCGACGACCAGCAGATCGCCGAGGACTTCGTGGCCCATGTCCGCGGTACGGGACCCGACGAGCACGAACGGACCGTGCTCAGGGACGCGTTCGACGCCGTACGGGCCGACGAGACGGTCCGGGAGGTCGCCCGATGA
- a CDS encoding ISL3 family transposase, which yields MVRARTQARAPARCTGCGAPSEWVHSRYERHLADTALGGRPVQIDLSMRRLYCENAACPKVTFAEQVPGLTVRYQRRTPLLQQVVQAVGVLLAGRGGARMLRVIHVALSRCTVLSQLMRLPLPPPVTPCVLGVDDFALYGDTYGTLLVDATTRLPLTLWEGRDAEQLGRWLREHPGVQVVCRDGSLTYRQGITSGAPDALQVSDRFHLWQGLSRQIQKVASAHHGCLPAALPEPAPAPAPAPAPAPAPAPASESSTAPPAETPAGRHAQRLFEAVHALTDTGRSYSSTSRELGLDRRTVRKYARARTWQEVMRRPPRRTTTLDPYRDYLQQRWDEGEHSAKILH from the coding sequence GTGGTCCGGGCCCGGACACAGGCCCGCGCTCCAGCGCGGTGTACGGGGTGCGGGGCACCGAGTGAGTGGGTCCACAGCCGCTACGAACGCCACCTCGCTGATACGGCTCTGGGCGGCCGACCGGTCCAAATCGACTTGAGCATGCGCCGTCTGTATTGCGAGAACGCCGCCTGCCCGAAGGTAACTTTCGCCGAGCAAGTGCCAGGGCTGACCGTCCGCTACCAGCGGCGCACGCCGCTGCTGCAACAAGTGGTCCAGGCGGTCGGTGTCCTGCTGGCGGGCCGCGGAGGGGCCCGTATGCTGCGCGTCATCCACGTTGCGCTCTCCCGGTGCACGGTGCTTTCCCAGTTGATGCGTCTGCCGTTGCCACCGCCGGTCACACCCTGCGTGCTGGGCGTGGACGATTTCGCGCTCTACGGCGACACCTACGGCACCCTCCTGGTCGACGCCACCACCCGCCTTCCCCTCACCCTCTGGGAAGGCCGGGACGCCGAACAACTCGGCCGATGGCTGCGCGAGCATCCCGGCGTCCAGGTCGTCTGCCGCGACGGCTCTCTCACTTACCGGCAGGGCATCACCTCTGGTGCTCCCGACGCCCTCCAGGTCAGCGACCGCTTTCACCTCTGGCAGGGCCTGTCCCGGCAGATCCAGAAGGTCGCTTCAGCCCACCACGGCTGTCTGCCCGCCGCGCTCCCGGAACCCGCACCCGCACCCGCACCCGCACCCGCACCCGCACCCGCACCCGCACCCGCCAGCGAATCGTCAACAGCACCTCCAGCAGAAACTCCTGCGGGCCGACACGCACAGCGGCTGTTCGAGGCCGTGCACGCCCTCACTGACACAGGCCGCTCCTACAGCAGTACGTCCCGGGAACTCGGTCTGGACCGCCGCACGGTGCGCAAATACGCCCGTGCCCGCACCTGGCAGGAGGTCATGCGCCGCCCTCCCCGCCGCACCACCACCCTGGACCCCTACCGCGACTACCTGCAACAACGCTGGGACGAGGGCGAGCACAGCGCGAAGATCCTTCATTAG
- a CDS encoding transposase, which yields MGHYQRVKMAVAPLRLGLPLDAPRERPPSPREATRWIITAPERHTPHTTQRLHRLLEHCPELQRAHHLVRQFAAMLDTRDATPLADWLDQLTGSGLAPLAGMAKALHEDQPAVINGITTRYNSGVNEGRITDVKLQKRLMAGRAGVPLLRHRVVLIAHLRRHDADRLTLTSR from the coding sequence TTGGGCCACTACCAGCGGGTCAAGATGGCCGTCGCACCCCTGCGCCTCGGCCTGCCCCTGGACGCGCCGCGCGAACGGCCACCCTCCCCGCGTGAGGCCACACGCTGGATCATCACCGCTCCCGAACGGCACACTCCGCACACCACACAGCGCCTGCATCGGCTCCTTGAGCACTGCCCCGAACTCCAGCGCGCCCACCACCTGGTCCGTCAGTTCGCCGCCATGCTCGATACCCGCGACGCCACCCCGTTGGCGGACTGGCTCGACCAGCTCACCGGCAGCGGGCTGGCGCCACTCGCCGGCATGGCGAAAGCCCTGCACGAAGACCAGCCCGCGGTCATCAACGGAATCACAACCCGCTACAACTCCGGCGTCAACGAAGGCCGTATCACCGACGTGAAACTCCAGAAACGCCTCATGGCTGGACGCGCCGGCGTCCCACTCCTCCGCCACCGCGTCGTACTGATCGCCCACCTTCGCCGCCATGATGCGGACCGGCTGACCCTCACCTCGAGATGA
- a CDS encoding TniQ family protein, producing MGGGQEGWVQDSGLPRRLPTVPVPEPGESFASWLTRAAADWELSPGQAAQAIGLECRPGSVVWPRFFGVTLTRRSLLGAVSATGLDPASLHAMQLARYCGTALDFDGLDLAAETSLTPLANREWALFTGSRACPKCLAERPVWQLWWRLGIAAVCPVHRVLLVDVCRRCGRRVGRGYVGHPRGLITRLPVAELTRCHNRRPAGRRRKAGLCDQRLQTLPALPVPAALADLQQRVLAVVAVRVNAALARFS from the coding sequence ATGGGTGGGGGCCAGGAGGGGTGGGTGCAGGACAGCGGGCTGCCGCGGCGACTGCCCACGGTGCCGGTTCCCGAGCCGGGTGAGTCATTCGCCTCCTGGCTGACGAGAGCGGCGGCGGACTGGGAGCTCTCGCCGGGTCAGGCCGCGCAGGCCATCGGGCTGGAGTGCCGGCCGGGCTCGGTGGTGTGGCCCCGGTTCTTCGGTGTCACGCTGACGCGGCGCAGTCTGCTGGGGGCCGTGTCGGCCACCGGGCTGGACCCGGCGAGCCTGCACGCGATGCAGTTGGCCCGCTACTGCGGGACGGCGCTCGACTTCGATGGGCTGGACCTGGCGGCAGAGACCTCGCTCACGCCCCTTGCGAACCGGGAGTGGGCTCTGTTCACCGGCAGCCGCGCCTGCCCGAAGTGCCTGGCCGAGCGGCCGGTGTGGCAGCTGTGGTGGCGCCTGGGGATAGCGGCGGTCTGCCCGGTCCACCGGGTGCTGCTGGTGGACGTGTGCCGCCGGTGCGGGCGGCGGGTGGGCCGTGGATACGTCGGTCACCCCCGGGGCCTGATCACCCGTCTCCCGGTGGCCGAACTGACCCGGTGCCACAACCGGCGCCCGGCGGGACGGCGGCGCAAGGCCGGGCTGTGCGACCAAAGGCTTCAGACGCTGCCTGCGCTGCCGGTGCCCGCCGCACTCGCGGACCTGCAGCAGCGGGTCCTGGCCGTTGTCGCCGTACGTGTGAACGCGGCTCTGGCAAGATTTTCGTAG
- a CDS encoding helix-turn-helix domain-containing protein: protein MVNNDSDAGVPAQRLAFGRRLRALRTRAGMTQTATAAAAGMDRSFYAEVEASVHSISVDRIPALAKALGVTPAELFQDMGPDRQ, encoded by the coding sequence GTGGTGAACAACGATTCCGATGCGGGCGTCCCGGCCCAGCGGCTGGCCTTCGGGCGACGTCTTCGGGCTCTGCGTACGCGTGCGGGAATGACCCAGACCGCGACTGCGGCCGCAGCGGGGATGGACCGGTCCTTCTACGCGGAGGTCGAGGCCTCCGTCCACAGCATCTCCGTCGACCGCATTCCCGCACTGGCCAAAGCCCTGGGTGTGACGCCCGCCGAGCTGTTCCAGGACATGGGCCCGGATCGCCAGTAA
- a CDS encoding tetratricopeptide repeat protein — MTFPEESHGRSQARQVITVENGYAYGTVDADLHVFHGRGPVYLLLAGESSVSQSGEWLLEQPSRLLDARFQIVDFTGRDQEHRELTAWREQPDHGLSVRWLYGPGGQGKTRLAAEFAAASAAAGWKVIRAVHGPGAVEPSPGSQDMRLGGAVGQLVLIDYADRWPPSHLAWLLSNKLFDHVVSTRVLMIARSLQAWSAVRANVHHSGAHTSEQRLRPLGSNGPLDERERMFVVARDSFVERYAAKYTILDPSAIPPPSVLREPEFGLILAIHMAALVAVDARARRETPPSVRNLAGLSAYLLDREERHWNHLFENKGLDFTTAPSDMARTVLIAILTGAVPYDDGHKLFTRLFPLRDPDRMLQDHLRCYPPGSPGAALEPLYPDRLAEDFVALSLPGHDVAYPERPWAPNLASRLLTRRGDGTSPPYTARAMTVLAAAAQRWGHVGPALLYSLLRQDPRLAIDAGGPVLSALAAIEEVDEAVLEAIEALLPAGRRDVDLDVGISDITDRLTEYRPAEMTDLEARGEWYYTLGFRHFNAGRLEQARAAVDRATDTFLSLSDVDPDRAVAWLARCRDVTGILLRVEGRYAEAMEEGKQSVATWRGLMRGHVTPGHTYGLATALENLCSALGGLGRHDQSLAAIREAVALRRAMALHFHDCAPELARAVDTLASRLQDAGDLEAALDAGLEAVRRHESLVSRDPGAFKGGYAISLNRFGALLHKANRHEEALATLGKAVELYRELYEANPAAFQDELASSLSMYVTSLDRSGLSEEALSACRESVDIARRAADSTPTVLNSTLADCLHNLGVTLTTAGHLAEAREALEEATALSRRLAALYPIRHEPNLAQTLHALRRVVHLTDSPAEADAIGAEVTRSKERWAARTVLADVLGETPVGAAVFGSLSAQNAVLAAMSSMVESARGEAQDGSPSARIDLARALWMFARQHAEANVDLDRAYAAVTEAIDMLQSRCREQSAQDNTGLLFVAAHTLADILNAQGRVVEAAGLRAELKRRAGTPG; from the coding sequence GTGACCTTCCCAGAGGAGTCACATGGGCGAAGTCAAGCACGCCAGGTCATCACGGTCGAGAACGGCTATGCCTACGGGACGGTCGACGCTGACCTTCACGTGTTCCACGGCCGAGGCCCGGTCTATTTGTTACTTGCGGGAGAATCATCTGTCTCCCAAAGCGGCGAGTGGCTGCTGGAGCAGCCCAGCCGCCTGCTGGACGCTCGCTTCCAGATCGTCGATTTCACCGGGCGCGACCAGGAACACCGGGAACTGACAGCCTGGCGTGAGCAACCCGATCACGGGCTGTCGGTCCGCTGGCTGTACGGTCCTGGCGGTCAGGGCAAGACACGCCTGGCTGCGGAGTTCGCCGCAGCGAGCGCGGCGGCCGGGTGGAAGGTCATCCGTGCCGTTCACGGCCCGGGAGCGGTGGAGCCCTCTCCGGGCAGCCAGGACATGCGCCTGGGAGGAGCGGTCGGGCAGCTCGTCCTGATCGACTATGCCGACCGGTGGCCTCCCTCCCACCTGGCCTGGTTGCTGAGCAACAAGCTCTTCGACCATGTGGTATCGACACGCGTCCTCATGATCGCCCGCTCGCTCCAGGCGTGGAGTGCCGTGCGTGCGAACGTTCATCACAGCGGGGCTCACACGTCCGAGCAGCGGCTGCGCCCCCTCGGGTCGAACGGTCCCCTGGACGAGCGTGAGCGCATGTTCGTCGTCGCCCGCGACTCCTTCGTCGAGCGCTACGCGGCGAAGTACACCATCCTCGATCCGTCGGCCATCCCGCCCCCATCCGTGCTGCGGGAACCCGAGTTCGGCCTCATACTGGCCATTCACATGGCGGCGCTGGTCGCGGTGGACGCGCGGGCGCGCCGGGAGACGCCGCCGTCGGTACGGAACCTGGCAGGGCTGTCGGCCTACTTGTTGGACCGCGAAGAGCGGCACTGGAACCATCTGTTCGAAAACAAAGGCCTCGACTTCACCACGGCGCCCAGCGACATGGCCCGGACAGTACTGATCGCGATCCTCACCGGAGCGGTCCCGTACGACGACGGCCATAAGCTCTTCACCCGGCTGTTCCCCCTCCGAGACCCCGACCGCATGCTCCAGGACCACCTGCGGTGCTACCCGCCGGGCAGCCCGGGCGCCGCGCTCGAACCGCTGTATCCGGACCGTCTGGCCGAGGACTTCGTGGCTTTATCACTGCCCGGACACGATGTCGCCTACCCGGAGCGGCCATGGGCCCCCAACCTCGCCAGCCGTCTCCTCACCCGTCGGGGCGACGGGACCAGCCCTCCGTACACCGCCCGGGCGATGACGGTTCTCGCAGCGGCAGCCCAACGCTGGGGTCACGTGGGTCCGGCCCTTCTCTACTCCCTGCTGCGACAGGATCCCCGGCTGGCGATCGACGCGGGCGGCCCTGTGCTGAGCGCGCTCGCCGCGATCGAGGAGGTCGACGAGGCCGTACTCGAGGCCATTGAGGCTCTGTTGCCGGCGGGACGCAGGGATGTCGATCTCGATGTCGGCATCTCCGACATCACGGACCGGCTCACCGAATACCGCCCGGCCGAGATGACCGACCTCGAAGCCCGCGGCGAGTGGTACTACACGCTCGGCTTCCGCCACTTCAACGCAGGTCGCCTTGAGCAGGCGCGGGCGGCGGTGGACAGGGCCACGGACACGTTCCTGTCGCTGTCGGATGTGGACCCCGACAGAGCCGTGGCCTGGCTGGCCCGGTGCCGGGACGTCACGGGCATCCTCCTAAGGGTCGAAGGCAGATACGCGGAGGCTATGGAAGAGGGCAAGCAGTCCGTGGCGACATGGCGCGGCCTGATGCGCGGTCACGTCACGCCCGGCCACACCTATGGGTTGGCGACCGCACTGGAGAATCTCTGCAGCGCCCTGGGGGGCCTGGGGCGGCATGACCAGTCCTTGGCCGCCATCCGCGAGGCAGTCGCGCTGCGCCGGGCCATGGCCCTCCACTTCCACGACTGCGCACCCGAGCTGGCACGTGCGGTGGACACCCTGGCCTCGCGGTTGCAGGACGCGGGGGACCTCGAGGCCGCCCTCGACGCGGGCCTTGAGGCCGTACGCCGCCACGAGAGCCTGGTGTCCCGTGACCCAGGTGCCTTCAAGGGCGGTTATGCGATCTCGCTGAACCGCTTCGGCGCACTACTCCACAAAGCGAACCGCCACGAAGAGGCACTGGCCACGCTCGGTAAGGCTGTCGAGCTATACCGAGAGCTGTACGAGGCCAACCCGGCGGCTTTTCAGGACGAGCTGGCTTCTTCTCTCAGTATGTACGTGACCTCGCTGGATAGGAGTGGGCTCAGTGAAGAAGCGCTGTCAGCGTGCAGGGAATCCGTCGATATCGCCCGTAGAGCGGCCGACTCCACCCCCACCGTCCTGAACAGCACTCTCGCCGACTGTCTACACAACCTCGGGGTCACTCTCACCACCGCCGGACACCTGGCCGAGGCCCGTGAGGCGCTCGAAGAAGCGACGGCCCTCAGCCGCCGTCTCGCGGCGCTGTATCCCATCCGCCACGAGCCGAACCTGGCGCAGACCCTGCACGCCCTCCGCAGAGTTGTCCATCTGACGGATAGCCCCGCGGAGGCGGACGCGATCGGTGCTGAAGTCACGCGGAGCAAGGAACGATGGGCCGCCCGCACTGTTTTGGCCGACGTGCTGGGGGAAACCCCGGTGGGTGCCGCGGTCTTCGGATCCCTGTCCGCCCAGAACGCTGTTCTCGCGGCTATGAGTTCCATGGTGGAGAGCGCGCGAGGGGAGGCGCAGGACGGCAGCCCGTCGGCGCGGATCGATCTGGCCCGAGCTCTCTGGATGTTCGCGCGACAGCATGCCGAAGCCAACGTAGACCTTGATCGGGCGTACGCGGCGGTCACAGAAGCCATAGACATGCTTCAGTCCCGGTGCCGGGAGCAGTCCGCCCAGGACAACACCGGGCTGCTGTTCGTCGCTGCCCACACGCTCGCCGACATTCTGAACGCCCAGGGGCGGGTGGTCGAGGCAGCCGGGCTGAGGGCAGAGCTCAAACGCCGAGCAGGCACCCCGGGTTGA
- a CDS encoding IS701 family transposase: MITEQAAETWDRDLDHLFTTIGRHFGRVEPRRRMRDYVRALLAPVARKNSWQLAEHAGHATPDGLQHLLSRARWNPDDIRDDLQTYVAEHLGRPDGVLIIDDTGFLKKGTTSAGVQRQYSGTAGRTENCQIGVFAAYTSTAGRALVDRELYLPKSWTDDRDRCRAAKVPDEREFATKNTLAATIVRRALASPLPVAWVTADAAYGQDNRFRRMLETSGVGYVLAVPKSQFSLAGPRIDKAFEQAPDQAWERRSCGAGAKGQREYDWAAVQLRPVSEYDHQDGVLIRRRWALARRSLSRPDEIAYYLGYAPLDVGVDELVRVAGARWAIEECFQAAKNECGLDEYEVRRYVGWYRHITLAMLAHTFLVAMSARAAEKGDPPVRMPWSSSSPWQKCGDSWQLTHPETFTPSLTC; encoded by the coding sequence GTGATCACCGAACAGGCAGCCGAGACCTGGGACCGCGACCTGGACCACCTCTTCACCACCATCGGGCGCCACTTCGGCCGTGTCGAACCACGCCGCCGCATGCGGGACTACGTGCGCGCACTGCTCGCCCCGGTGGCCCGAAAAAACAGCTGGCAACTTGCCGAACACGCCGGCCACGCCACCCCGGACGGACTGCAGCACCTGCTCTCCCGAGCCCGCTGGAACCCCGACGACATCCGCGACGACCTGCAGACCTACGTCGCCGAACACCTCGGCCGCCCCGACGGTGTACTGATCATCGACGACACCGGGTTCCTGAAGAAGGGCACTACATCCGCCGGAGTCCAAAGGCAGTACTCCGGCACCGCCGGCCGCACCGAGAACTGCCAGATCGGCGTCTTCGCCGCCTACACCAGCACAGCCGGCCGCGCCCTGGTGGACCGCGAGCTCTACCTGCCCAAGTCCTGGACGGACGACCGTGACCGCTGCCGCGCCGCCAAGGTCCCCGACGAGCGGGAGTTCGCCACCAAGAACACCCTCGCGGCGACGATCGTCCGCAGGGCGCTGGCCTCGCCGCTGCCGGTCGCCTGGGTCACGGCGGACGCCGCCTACGGACAGGACAACCGCTTCCGCCGGATGCTGGAAACATCCGGCGTCGGCTACGTCCTCGCCGTCCCCAAGTCCCAGTTCTCCCTGGCCGGCCCACGCATCGACAAGGCCTTCGAGCAGGCCCCCGACCAGGCATGGGAACGCCGTTCCTGCGGCGCGGGCGCGAAGGGACAGCGCGAATACGACTGGGCAGCCGTCCAGTTGCGCCCAGTGTCCGAGTACGACCACCAGGACGGCGTGTTGATCCGTCGACGGTGGGCGCTGGCACGGCGCAGCTTGAGCCGGCCGGACGAGATCGCCTACTACCTCGGCTACGCACCGCTGGATGTCGGCGTGGACGAACTGGTGCGCGTTGCCGGCGCCCGGTGGGCGATCGAAGAGTGTTTCCAGGCAGCGAAGAACGAGTGCGGCCTGGACGAGTACGAAGTCCGCCGCTACGTCGGCTGGTACCGGCACATCACCCTGGCCATGCTCGCCCACACCTTCCTCGTTGCGATGAGCGCGCGAGCAGCCGAAAAAGGGGATCCACCGGTGAGGATGCCGTGGTCATCGAGCTCACCGTGGCAGAAGTGCGGCGACTCCTGGCAGCTCACACACCCCGAGACCTTCACACCCTCACTCACGTGCTGA